One window of the Amblyraja radiata isolate CabotCenter1 chromosome 41, sAmbRad1.1.pri, whole genome shotgun sequence genome contains the following:
- the LOC116967740 gene encoding probable G-protein coupled receptor 139 encodes MHGPPKILLFAIYYPVLAAIGIPANVAVIWILCRRRCGLSGCITLYLLSMAVTDLLVLITAVVLNRVVAMNSPANPLTFSPLCNVNFVLVYAVRDCSVWTTVVFTFDRFVAICCHKLKATYCRERMAAAVVATVCALSSFKNAFWYFIFEPLAKGEATPCKIKPSFYTSPAWVAFDWIDSILTPCLPFVLILLLNFLTVRHILRAISTRRRLRGNEDREGQSDPETESRRRSIVLLLSISGLFILLWLLVFITFLYIRIASVTYFSGSNFNESNFLLEESGYMLQFLCSCANPFIYAGTQNRFRAELKLGLKYPLSLIGKLRK; translated from the exons ATGCACGGACCTCCAAAGATCTTGTTGTTTGCCATCTACTATCCAGTCCTTGCAGCCATCGGCATTCCTG CTAACGTGGCGGTGATTTGGATCTTGTGCCGCCGCCGGTGTGGGCTATCGGGCTGCATCACCTTGTACCTACTGTCCATGGCAGTGACCGACCTGCTGGTGCTGATCACGGCGGTGGTCCTGAACCGGGTTGTGGCCATGAACTCCCCGGCCAACCCGCTCACCTTCTCCCCGCTGTGCAACGTCAACTTCGTGCTGGTGTACGCGGTGAGGGACTGCTCCGTCTGGACAACCGTGGTCTTCACTTTCGACCGCttcgtggccatttgttgccacaAACTGAAAGCCACGTACTGCAGGGAGCGGATGGCAGCCGCCGTGGTCGCCACTGTCTGTGCTCTCAGCTCATTCAAGAACGCATTCTGGTATTTCATCTTTGAGCCCCTTGCTAAAGGCGAGGCCACACCGTGCAAAATCAAACCCTCCTTTTACACCTCGCCCGCCTGGGTGGCCTTTGACTGGATCGATAGCATCCTAACCCCCTGTCTCCCCTTCGTGTTAATTCTCCTCCTCAATTTCCTGACGGTCCGCCACATTTTAAGGGCGATTTCAACCCGCAGGAGGCTTCGGGGCAACGAGGACAGAGAGGGTCAGAGCGACCCGGAGACTGAGAGCCGCAGGAGGTCCATAGTCCTTCTCTTGAGCATCTCTGGtctcttcatcctcctgtggctccTGGTGTTCATCACCTTCCTCTACATCCGTATCGCCAGCGTCACCTACTTCTCCGGCTCCAACTTCAATGAGTCCAACTTCCTCCTGGAAGAAAGTGGCTACATGCTGCAGTTCCTCTGCTCCTGCGCCAACCCCTTCATCTACGCCGGCACCCAGAATAGGTTCAGGGCAGAGCTGAAACTGGGGTTGAAATATCCACTCTCCCTCATTGGCAAACTGCGGAAATAA